In Odontesthes bonariensis isolate fOdoBon6 chromosome 6, fOdoBon6.hap1, whole genome shotgun sequence, one genomic interval encodes:
- the LOC142382299 gene encoding polyubiquitin-like, producing MELTIIMLDGTSHCLKVQPYDTVGSLKMYIQNKLGHTAQGQKLVFDNGRRTPLDDDSRPLSSYGLQSGSRVSLLVTQPARPATIQVFLKNEKGVTTTYDIRPDETVANFKTKVHKREGVPESQQRLIHEGQEMMSGKLSDFNVREMSTIYLTFRLRGG from the coding sequence ATGGAATTAACCATCATTATGCTGGACGGGACGTCCCACTGCTTGAAGGTGCAACCATACGACACCGTCGGCTCTCTGAAAATGTACATCCAGAACAAACTGGGACACACAGCCCAGGGGCAGAAGCTGGTGTTTGATAACGGGCGTAGGACACCTCTGGATGACGACTCGAGGCCGTTGAGCTCCTACGGTTTACAGTCCGGCTCCCGGGTGTCCCTGCTGGTCACCCAGCCCGCCCGGCCCGCCACCATCCAGGTGTTCCTCAAAAATGAAAAGGGAGTAACGACGACCTACGACATCAGACCCGACGAGACTGTGGCCAACTTCAAGACAAAAGTCCATAAAAGAGAGGGGGTCCCGGAGAGCCAGCAGAGGCTCATTCACGAGGGCCAGGAGATGATGTCAGGGAAACTGTCGGACTTCAACGTGAGGGAAATGAGCACCATCTACCTGACATTCCGCCTGAGAGGGGGCTGA
- the LOC142382913 gene encoding polyubiquitin-like, whose product MELTIIMLDGTSHCLKVQPYDTVGSLKMKIQNQLGHTAQGQQLVFDNGCRTPLDDDSRTLSSYGLQSGSRVSLLFARPARPATIQVFLKNEKGVTTTYDIRPDETVANFKTKVHQREGVPESQQRLIHEGQEMMSGKLSDFNVREMSTIYLTFRLRGG is encoded by the coding sequence ATGGAATTAACCATCATTATGCTGGACGGGACGTCCCACTGCTTGAAGGTGCAACCATACGACACCGTCGGCTCTCTGAAAATGAAAATCCAGAACCAACTGGGACACACAGCCCAGGGGCAGCAGCTGGTGTTTGATAACGGGTGTAGGACACCTCTGGATGACGACTCGAGGACGTTGAGCTCCTACGGTTTACAGTCCGGCTCCCGGGTGTCCCTGCTGTTCGCCCGGCCCGCCCGGCCCGCCACCATCCAGGTGTTCCTCAAAAATGAAAAGGGAGTAACGACGACCTACGACATCAGACCCGACGAGACTGTGGCCAACTTCAAGACAAAAGTCCATCAAAGAGAGGGGGTCCCGGAGAGCCAGCAGAGGCTCATTCACGAGGGCCAGGAGATGATGTCAGGGAAACTGTCGGACTTCAACGTGAGGGAAATGAGCACCATCTACCTGACATTCCGCCTGAGAGGGGGCTGA
- the gatc gene encoding glutamyl-tRNA(Gln) amidotransferase subunit C, mitochondrial, protein MSAFCLAVSRTRRRAPLRVLRPSLDLLTNDICSVTNVGTRHRRGSISCLQKHTSNVTCAFSSQPHNPKVPKFATWEPVPENQLPPPTKIPADLVDKLERLTLVDFRTKQGLDCLEKAIRFADQLHVVDTSGVEPMDSVLEDRALYLREDTAMEGGCAEQLLQLSKNTVEEYFVAPPGNIPLPKREERTAMLKHSEF, encoded by the exons ATGTCAGCGTTTTGTCTCGCTGTCTCCCGCACGCGCCGTCGCGCGCCACTGAGAGTACTACGGCCTTCATTAGACTTGTTGACAAACGACATATGCTCGGTAACAAACGTGGGGACCCGTCACCGCAGAGGTAGCATTAGCTGCCTGCAAAAGCACACCTCCAATGTAACTTGTGCGTTCAGTTCTCAGCCACATAATCCTAAG GTCCCAAAGTTTGCAACATGGGAACCAGTACCAGAGAACCAGCTTCCTCCG CCGACCAAAATCCCTGCTGACCTGGTGGACAAGCTGGAGCGACTGACCTTGGTTGATTTCCGCACCAAGCAGGGACTGGACTGTTTGGAGAAGGCCATACGGTTTGCGGACCAGCTTCACGTTGTTGACACGTCGGGGGTTGAACCGATGGATTCGGTTCTGGAGGACAG GGCTCTGTACCTGAGGGAAGACACAGCGATGGAAGGCGGTTGTGCTGAGCAGCTGCTTCAGCTCTCAAAAAACACGGTTGAAGAGTATTTTGTTGCGCCGCCAG GAAATATTCCTCTACCTAAAAGGGAGGAGAGGACTGCAATGCTGAAGCACTCGGAGTTTTGA